A window of Hymenobacter siberiensis genomic DNA:
CTCGACTATGTCGATGTGGTGGTGCATGTTTTCCTGCGCGACCGCCGCAAGTTCTACGCGCTCGAAGAGCTGTGGGGCGATGCCAACATCAGCTACATCGAATCGGAGCCGGCGTAAGGCGGTTGGTCTGAAAGGGCCGAAGAAGAACGTCATGCAGCGCGCGGCGAAGCATCTTTACCGCGCAACGCAATTCAATTAAAAGGAATTACTGCTGCGGCAAAGATGCTTCGCCGCGCGCTGCATGACGTTCTTTTTACTACACGAAGTAAAATAAAACCGCTCCCTCTCCGTCTTCCTTTCTGTCGAACATTTATTTTCGACGCGGTGTTTTACTTCTACCTATAATCGGTTTTAAGTAGCTATTTTCATGTCGGATAAAAATCTGAATAATAAGAAGAAGAAGCCCACCGCCCCGGTGCCCAACCCGCGGCCGGGCTTGCAGCTGTGGGTGCTGGCGGGCCTGCTGGTGTTTTTGTTCGGGGTGATGTGGGTGAACAACCTCAACTCGCCCGCCAAAATCAACCAGCAGCGCTTCGAGAGCATGCTGGCGGCCGGCGATGTGCAGGCAGTAACCATCATCAGCAACCAGAAAATGGTGGAGGTGACGCTTAAGGAAGCGGCCCGCGCCAAATACAAGCAGGAGCTCACGCGCCGCTCGCCCTTCGGGGGCGAGGGGGTGGGCTCGCAGTTCTACTTCCCGGTGGTAGATGCCAAGCTGTTTCAGGAAAACCTGGATGCTTTGCAGAAAGACGTGCCCTCGGCCCAGCGTCTGCCCCTCAACATTGAGGAGCGGTCGAGCCCCGGTGACTACATCGGTACCTACGGCTTCATCGTTCTGATGATTGTCGGCTTCTGGTTCCTGATGCGCCGCATGGGCAGCGCCGGCGGCCCCGGTGGCCAGATTTTCAGCATCGGCAAAAGCAAAGCCGCCTTGTTTGAAGGTGGCGATAAGGTGAAAATCACCTTCAAAGACGTGGCCGGCCTCGAAGAAGCCAAGGAGGAAGTGCAGGAAATTGTGGAGTTCCTCAAGAACCCCAGCAAGTTCACCATCCTCGGCGGTAAGATTCCGAAGGGCGCGCTGCTAGTAGGCCCTCCCGGTACCGGCAAAACCCTGCTGGCCAAAGCCGTAGCCGGCGAGGCCGACGTGCCGTTCTTCTCGCTCTCGGGTTCCGACTTCGTGGAGATGTTTGTGGGCGTGGGCGCGGCCCGGGTTCGTGACCTGTTCAAGCAGGCCAAAGCCAAAGCGCCCTGCATCGTCTTTATTGATGAGATTGATGCCGTGGGCCGTTCGCGCAGCAAGGGCTCGATGCCCGGCGGCAACGACGAGCGCGAAAATACCCTGAACTCGCTGCTGGTGGAAATGGACGGTTTCGGTACCGACTCCGGCGTTATCATCCTGGCTGCCACCAACCGGCCCGATACCTTGGACTCGGCCCTGCTGCGTCCCGGCCGCTTCGACCGGCAAATCAGCATCGACAAGCCCGATATCAACGGCCGCACCCAGATTTTCCAGGTGCACCTCAAGCCGCTGACGCTGGGCCCCGACGTGGATGCCCGCCGCCTCTCGGCCCAAACCCCGGGCTTTGCTGGCGCTGAAATTGCCAACGTCTGCAACGAGGCGGCCCTTATCGCCGCCCGCCGCGACAAGAAATTCATCACCGACCAGGACTTCACCGATGCTATCGACCGCGTGATTGGCGGCCTGGAGAAGAAGAACAAAATCATCTCGCCCGGCGAGAA
This region includes:
- the ftsH gene encoding ATP-dependent zinc metalloprotease FtsH — encoded protein: MSDKNLNNKKKKPTAPVPNPRPGLQLWVLAGLLVFLFGVMWVNNLNSPAKINQQRFESMLAAGDVQAVTIISNQKMVEVTLKEAARAKYKQELTRRSPFGGEGVGSQFYFPVVDAKLFQENLDALQKDVPSAQRLPLNIEERSSPGDYIGTYGFIVLMIVGFWFLMRRMGSAGGPGGQIFSIGKSKAALFEGGDKVKITFKDVAGLEEAKEEVQEIVEFLKNPSKFTILGGKIPKGALLVGPPGTGKTLLAKAVAGEADVPFFSLSGSDFVEMFVGVGAARVRDLFKQAKAKAPCIVFIDEIDAVGRSRSKGSMPGGNDERENTLNSLLVEMDGFGTDSGVIILAATNRPDTLDSALLRPGRFDRQISIDKPDINGRTQIFQVHLKPLTLGPDVDARRLSAQTPGFAGAEIANVCNEAALIAARRDKKFITDQDFTDAIDRVIGGLEKKNKIISPGEKRIVAYHEAGHAIAGWFLEHVDPLVKVSIVPRGVAALGYAQYLPKEQFLYNTEQLIDEMCMALGGRAAEQLVFGKISTGALSDLERITKMAYSIVTMYGMNAKLGNVSFYDSKGQSEYGFSKPYSEATSQMIDEEVRTIIESAYVRTKELLTERRHELEVVAKELLEKEVLQQEDLTRLVGPRPFDTQTNYQAHMAGTDRSETASEVRGELAAGGTISSDLPDLNLPGLDGNTSNEAPGASGSAVAG